A genomic window from Sparus aurata chromosome 4, fSpaAur1.1, whole genome shotgun sequence includes:
- the LOC115579830 gene encoding UDP-glucuronosyltransferase 2A1-like isoform X1: MRWPWVWMTLCSLCPAVVDCGKVLVYPMDGSHWVNMKIIIEELHSKGHQISVVRSPDNWYVKETSPFYTSITVDAQSGFDEKFLTDFVAELLKIQREGKSLWMRLKLEMETSEKALQMHDTTCKMLEVIFENKALIQSLQDAKYDLVLTDPVTPGGPILAHYLGLPLVYNVRWTSHGEGHFSIAPSPLSYIPMTGTELSDKMSFFERLLNVIVYGFNEYQIAQYVVPNYAGFIEKYLGPDIDYFSLFQAADLWLMRVDFVFEFPRPTMPNVIYMGGFQCKPAKPLPQHLEEFVQSSGEHGVIIMSLGTLIGELPRDLADEIAAAFAKLPQKVIWRYKGDRPAGLGNNTLLVDWMPQNDLLGHPKIKVFVAHGGTNGVQEAIYHGVPILGLPLIFDQHDNLLRIGARGAGKIIDIFTMNGDIFFQGIQEVLNEPSYRMNMQRLSRLHRDTPMKPLDTAIFWIEFVMRHKGAAHLRTESYRMPWYSYHSVDVMLLLFGVVLIILAVFAALIRCLCSVCLRKKSKRD, encoded by the coding sequence ATGCGTTGGCCCTGGGTTTGGATGACCCTCTGCTCGCTCTGTCCTGCTGTGGTTGATTGTGGGAAAGTTCTTGTTTATCCGATGGACGGGAGCCACTGGGTGAACATGAAGATCATCATTgaggaacttcattcaaagggCCACCAGATTTCTGTTGTGCGGTCACCAGACAACTGGTACGTTAAGGAAACCTCCCCATTCTACACTTCAATTACAGTCGATGCACAGTCTGGATTTGACGAAAAATTCTTAACTGACTTTGTGGCCGAGTTGCTGAAAATTCAGAGGGAAGGGAAATCTCTCTGGATGCGTTTGAAACTGGAAATGGAAACATCAGAAAAGGCCCTTCAGATGCATGATACCACATGCAAAATGCTTGAGGTAATTTTTGAAAACAAAGCTCTGATTCAGTCACTACAGGATGCCAAATATGACCTTGTCCTTACGGACCCTGTCACACCAGGGGGTCCTATTCTTGCCCACTACCTCGGGTTGCCTCTTGTTTACAATGTCAGGTGGACCAGTCACGGTGAAGGCCATTTCTCAATTGCGCCATCTCCGCTGTCATATATTCCAATGACAGGGACTGAGCTTTCAGATAAAATGAGCTTTTTTGAGAGACTTCTTAATGTAATAGTTTATGGCTTCAATGAATATCAAATTGCACAGTATGTTGTACCAAATTATGCTGGCTTTATTGAAAAATATCTGGGCCCAGACATAGACTACTTCTCTTTGTTTCAAGCAGCGGACCTGTGGCTTATGAGAGTGGACTTTGTGTTTGAGTTCCCTCGTCCGACCATGCCTAATGTTATCTACATGGGAGGGTTCCAGTGTAAACCTGCAAAACCTCTTCCACAACACCTGGAGGAGTTTGTGCAGAGTTCTGGAGAGCATGGGGTCATCATCATGTCTCTGGGGACTTTGATTGGCGAGCTTCCTCGTGACCTAGCTGATGAGATCGCTGCAGCTTTTGCTAAATTGCCTCAGAAAGTCATCTGGAGATATAAAGGTGACAGACCAGCCGGTCTGGGCAACAACACATTACTCGTCGACTGGATGCCACAGAATGACCTTTTAGGACATCCCAAGATTAAAGTTTTCGTCGCTCATGGAGGAACAAATGGCGTTCAAGAGGCAATCTACCACGGAGTTCCTATCCTTGGACTGCCACTGATTTTTGATCAGCATGATAATCTGCTTAGAATTGGAGCAAGAGGTGCAGGGAAGATTATCGATATTTTTACTATGAATGGAGACATCTTCTTTCAGGGAATTCAGGAAGTCCTCAATGAGCCCTCGTACAGGATGAACATGCAGAGACTGTCCAggctgcacagagacacaccaATGAAGCCGCTGGATACCGCCATCTTCTGGATAGAGTTCGTCATGAGACACAAAGGTGCAGCTCACCTGAGGACAGAGTCCTACAGAATGCCCTGGTATTCCTACCACTCTGTGGATGTCATGCTCCTCTTATTTGGAGTTGTGCTGATTATTCTAGCAGTGTTTGCTGCCTTGATACGGTGTTTATGCTCCGTGtgtctcagaaaaaaaagtaaacgtgattaa
- the LOC115579830 gene encoding UDP-glucuronosyltransferase 2B15-like isoform X2 produces the protein MRVDFVFEFPRPTMPNVIYMGGFQCKPAKPLPQHLEEFVQSSGEHGVIIMSLGTLIGELPRDLADEIAAAFAKLPQKVIWRYKGDRPAGLGNNTLLVDWMPQNDLLGHPKIKVFVAHGGTNGVQEAIYHGVPILGLPLIFDQHDNLLRIGARGAGKIIDIFTMNGDIFFQGIQEVLNEPSYRMNMQRLSRLHRDTPMKPLDTAIFWIEFVMRHKGAAHLRTESYRMPWYSYHSVDVMLLLFGVVLIILAVFAALIRCLCSVCLRKKSKRD, from the coding sequence ATGAGAGTGGACTTTGTGTTTGAGTTCCCTCGTCCGACCATGCCTAATGTTATCTACATGGGAGGGTTCCAGTGTAAACCTGCAAAACCTCTTCCACAACACCTGGAGGAGTTTGTGCAGAGTTCTGGAGAGCATGGGGTCATCATCATGTCTCTGGGGACTTTGATTGGCGAGCTTCCTCGTGACCTAGCTGATGAGATCGCTGCAGCTTTTGCTAAATTGCCTCAGAAAGTCATCTGGAGATATAAAGGTGACAGACCAGCCGGTCTGGGCAACAACACATTACTCGTCGACTGGATGCCACAGAATGACCTTTTAGGACATCCCAAGATTAAAGTTTTCGTCGCTCATGGAGGAACAAATGGCGTTCAAGAGGCAATCTACCACGGAGTTCCTATCCTTGGACTGCCACTGATTTTTGATCAGCATGATAATCTGCTTAGAATTGGAGCAAGAGGTGCAGGGAAGATTATCGATATTTTTACTATGAATGGAGACATCTTCTTTCAGGGAATTCAGGAAGTCCTCAATGAGCCCTCGTACAGGATGAACATGCAGAGACTGTCCAggctgcacagagacacaccaATGAAGCCGCTGGATACCGCCATCTTCTGGATAGAGTTCGTCATGAGACACAAAGGTGCAGCTCACCTGAGGACAGAGTCCTACAGAATGCCCTGGTATTCCTACCACTCTGTGGATGTCATGCTCCTCTTATTTGGAGTTGTGCTGATTATTCTAGCAGTGTTTGCTGCCTTGATACGGTGTTTATGCTCCGTGtgtctcagaaaaaaaagtaaacgtgattaa
- the LOC115579666 gene encoding calcium homeostasis modulator protein 6, with the protein MESRQQWLTRLKNELSNSPLVSNVAFGFILMGLEKLVELEFECPCNPTWNGVFSSAFFIIPAVMAFTLMLIIQGCRCDTWCRKTVSLSSFVPAIVWLILLFLDGQYFACAMTDWEGRFVLVDKAAPQKWCEPISEGDVTPQELMLRSQQLFVFSQVIGIVLLIVICVGLVVYVIRESCQQEVEMQDADVAELTVLRMSSLRTRTS; encoded by the exons ATGGAAAGTAGACAACAATGGCTTACCAGGCTGAAAAATGAACTTAGCAACAGTCCTCTGGTATCAAATGTGGCTTTTGGCTTTATCCTCATGGGACTAGAGAAGCTGGTGGAGCTGGAGTTTGAGTGTCCTTGCAACCCTACATGGAACGGAGTGTTTTCATCAGCATTCTTCATCATTCCTGCCGTCATGGCTTTTACCTTGATGCTGATCATTCAAGGATGCAGATGTGATACGTGGTGCAGGAAAACTGTTTCCCTTTCCAGTTTCGTGCCTGCTATCGTGTGGCTGATTTTGTTGTTCCTCGATGGCCAATACTTTGCTTGTGCTATGACAGACTGGGAGGGTAGATTTGTACTAGTTGACAAGGCGGCTCCGCAGAAGTGGTGCGAGCCAATAAGTGAGGGAGATGTCACCCCACAAGAACTAATGCTCCGCTcgcagcagctgtttgtctttTCTCAG GTTATAGGCATAGTCCTCCTCATTGTCATCTGTGTGGGTCTCGTAGTGTATGTAATCAGAGAAAGCTGCCAGCAAGAGGTGGAGATGCAGGATGCAGATGTAGCCGAGCTCACTGTGCTCAGGATGAGCTCTCTACGGACCAGGACATCATGA